In a single window of the Corvus hawaiiensis isolate bCorHaw1 chromosome 19, bCorHaw1.pri.cur, whole genome shotgun sequence genome:
- the CASKIN2 gene encoding caskin-2 isoform X1 gives MGREQELIQAVKNGDVPGVQKLVAKIKASKSKLLGSAKRLNVNYQDADGFSALHHAALGGSLDLILLLLEAQATVDIKDSNGMRPLHYAAWQGRVEPVRVLLRAAASVNMASLDGQIPLHLSAQYGHYEVSEMLLQHQSNPCLINKAKKTPLDLACEFGRLKVAQLLLNSHLCVALLEGQSKDATDPNYTTPLHLAAKNGHKEIIRQLLKAGIEINKQTKTGTALHEAALYGKTEVVRLLLEGGVDVNIRNTYNQTALDIVNQFTTSHASKDIKQLLREASGILKVRALKDFWNLHDPTALNVRAGDIITVLEQHPDGRWKGHIHDAQKGTDRVGYFPPSIAEVISKRTGMVVPRVAPVQQRQGPPGALLAPPGGLQHLPDECPHPAAPSGPAAFGHLTLTRTAPGPDSSAGDRNSVGSEGSIGSIRSAGSGQSTEGTNGQSTSILIENARPLPSTGDDLQQHLLGSEPHNGTSPAGPQGLQTPGSCPPGDRLFSHQFLRPEQLLEGKDAEAIYNWLREFQLESYTVNFLNAGYDVPTISRMTPEDLTAIGVTKPGHRKKISTEIGQLSIAEWLPNYIPADLMDWLSAIGLPQYHKKLVNNGYDSITIVTDLTWEDLQEIGINKLGHQKKIMLAVKKLRDLRKSLNQAEATLARRKVPGSLDIVTIESLENGECQSPHTPKMTTFQDSELSYELQTAMSNSCHETLGIKSSQGMSRSQESIGVRSRGSGHSQDNVLSRRLSSPSQESLGSGESSSSSGQSCAPPRSKESPVSLQGRPSPEPYGKLLSPEGLNGFANGGGGSPLKERNLPEGTDQYSRPVAQKGAGTPAVTPCTPPQTPSKGTAPYVFMYPHVSLKSPTVPSVLGAEQPKALAHPYPSVSPGQKSSLQTSAQKGFSYLHSQCGPTEPPTTAPVAGDQHNGGEGLKHKKRSHSLNRYALSDGEHEEEEGAPSSTLGSYATLTRRPGRSQMPRACLQADAKVTRSQSFAIRAKRKGPPPPPPKRLSSVSSALAAEADGEQPPNPERQPAAPQDTVDTGNTPSDAGRGRTVKSLAAALEGTPDASPSKPLLAPKPLHLTQDCLPRADVGEESHNGGDTSSATLPDGSRDPFESGKPRRRTVSEPSAPMTEVAVQGEREDACSDTEEEAKPGVSSSSSQNSSSECIPFAEEGNLTIKQRPKPSGHPKADTAVLDTEPGSQPAEPQGKEPAAPAVTKEPPVLEFNLTESDTVKRRPRFREREPLQAVLKAFSMAGQAEAGGTPTPQYAQAQAVSIAGPPAPAARPAPAGDAFDDDSVEFRIAEIEKSILSLEKGMKKAPSPTKTPSPTELVGTAVVRTPTPGMGVCGAVSKVVMVGLPPMSAWVVRRTCVTTYHESPSFADVPAKHTSVASTKLVFSGPKTIYQQVLQPSRHTVAPWAATEAVPDVIGSLPTPGSLTLETGSKVSAKPLAAAPGATLAQQRLEQTNSSLAATLQAAEKKITVEEAESHPGTAHSAKNILEDISNMFDDLADQLDAMLD, from the exons agctcctgggatCTGCCAAGCGCCTGAACGTGAACTACCAGGATGCGGACGG GTTCTCAGCGCTGCACCACGCAGCCCTGGGCGGCAGCCTGGACCTcatcttgctgctgctggaggcacaGGCCACCGTCGACATCAAGGACAGCAACG GGATGCGGCCCCTGCACTACGCAGCGTGGCAGGGCCGTGTGGAGCCCGTGCGGGTGCTGCTGCGTGCCGCCGCCTCCGTCAACATGGCCTCGCTGGACGGGCAGATCCCGCTGCACCTCTCGGCGCAGTATGGCCACTACGAGGTG TCGGAGATGTTGCTCCAGCACCAGTCCAACCCCTGCCTCATCAACAAGGCAAAGAAAACACCACTGGACTTGGCCTGCGAGTTTGGGCGGCTGAAG GtggcccagctgctgctgaacagcCATCTGTGTGTCGCCCTGCTGGAGGGACAATCCAAGGATGCCACTGACCCCAACTACACCACTCCACTTCACCTGGCAGCCAAGAACGGGCACAAGGAGATCATCAG gcagctgctgaaggCTGGGATTGAGATCAACAAGCAGACAAAGACAGGTACAGCCCTGCACGAGGCTGCGCTCTATGGCAAAACAGAGGTGGTGCGGCTCCTGCTGGAG GGCGGTGTCGATGTGAACATCAGGAACACCTACAATCAGACAGCGCTGGACATCGTCAACCAGTTTACCACCTCACACGCCAGCAAGGACATCAAACAGCTGCTGAGAG AGGCATCAGGAATCCTGAAGGTCCGAGCTTTGAAGGATTTTTGGAACCTCCATGACCCGACTGCTCTCAATGTCCGAGCAGGAGACATCATCACG GTCCTGGAACAGCATCCAGATGGCCGATGGAAGGGGCACATCCACGACGCTCAGAAAGGCACCGATCGGGTCGGGTACTTCCCCCCCTCCATTGCTGAAGTCATCAGCAAGCGGACAG GCATGGTTGTCCCCCGCGTGGCACCCGTGCAGCAGCGCCAGGGTCCCCCCGGGGCCCTCCTGGCCCCCCCTGGggggctgcagcacctcccCGACGAGTGTCCGCACCCAGCGGCCCCGAGCGGTCCAGCGGCCTTTGGCCACCTCACCCTAACCCGGACGGCCCCAGGCCCTGACAGCTCAG CAGGAGACAGGAACAGCGTGGGCAGCGAGGGCAGCATTGGCAGCATCCGCAGCGCTGGCAGCGGCCAGAGCACCGAGGGCACCAATGGGCAGAGCACCAGCATCCTCATTGAGAATGCCAGG cctctgcCCTCCACTGGTGATGACCTTCAGCAACACCTTTTGGGATCAGAGCCACACAATGGGACCTCCCCGGCAG GGCCACAGGGCCTCCAGACCCCAGGCAGCTGCCCCCCTGGAGACAGGCTCTTCTCCCACCAGTTCTTGCGTCCTGAGCAGCTCCTCGAGGGGAAG GATGCAGAAGCCATTTACAACTGGCTGCGTGAGTTCCAGCTGGAGTCGTACACTGTCAACTTCCTCAATGCCGGCTACGACGTCCCCACCATCAGCCGCATGACCCCGGAG GATCTGACAGCCATTGGCGTGACCAAACCAGGCCACAGGAAGAAGATCTCCACGGAAATTGGGCAGCTTAGCATCGCTGAGTGGCTGCCCAACTACATCCCG GCTGACCTGATGGACTGGCTCAGTGCCATTGGGTTGCCTCAGTACCACAAAAAGCTGGTGAACAACGGCTATGACTCCATCACCATCGTGACGGACCTGACGTGGGAGGATCTGCAAGAGATTGGCATCAACAAGCTGG GCCACCAGAAGAAGATCATGTTGGCTGTCAAGAAGCTCAGAGACCTCCGCAAAAGCCTCAACCAAGCAGAAGCAACTCTGGCAAGACGCAAAGTCCCCGGTTCCCTGGACATTGTCACCATCGAGTCGCTGGAGAATGGGGAGTGCCAGTCCCCACACACACCCAAAATGACAACCTTCCAGGACAGCGAGCTCAGCTACGAGCTCCAGACGGCCATGTCCAACAGCTGCCACGAGACACTCGGCATCAAGAGCAGCCAGGGAATGTCACGGAGCCAGGAGAGCATCGGGGTGCGGTCGCGGGgctcggggcactcgcaggaCAATGTGCTGTCCCGGcgcctctccagcccctcacagGAGAGCCTGGGCAGCGgcgagagcagcagcagcagtgggcagtCCTGTGCACCCCCCCGCAGCAAGGAGAGCCCGGTCAGCCTGCAGGGCcggcccagccctgagccctaCGGGAAGCTCCTGTCCCCTGAGGGGCTGAATGGCTTTGCCAATGGCGGCGGGGGCAGCCCTCTCAAGGAGAGGAACCTACCTGAAGGCACGGATCAGTACTCCCGGCCTGTGGCTCAGAAAGGAGCCGGGACTCCAGCAGTCACTCCCTGTACTCCTCCCCAGACTCCCAGCAAGGGAACAGCCCCCTACGTCTTCATGTACCCGCATGTCTCCCTGAAATCCCCAACAGTCCCGTCcgtcctgggagcagagcagcccaaGGCCCTGGCACACCCATACCCCTCCGTCTCCCCTGGACAGAAGAGCAGCCTGCAGACGTCAGCCCAAAAAGGCTTCTCTTACCTGCACAGCCAGTGCGGCCCCACGGAGCCGCCCACCACAGCCCCCGTGGCCGGGGACCAGCACAACGGGGGCGAAGGCTTGAAGCACAAGAAGCGCTCGCACAGCCTGAACCGCTACGCGCTGTCGGACGGGGAgcacgaggaggaggagggggcccCCAGCAGCACGCTGGGCTCCTACGCCACGCTGACGCGGCGGCCGGGCCGCAGCCAGATGCCGCGGGCCTGTCTGCAGGCGGATGCCAAGGTGACCCGCAGCCAGTCCTTCGCTATCCGGGCCAAGCGCAAGGgccctccgccgccgcctcccaAGCGCCTCAGCTCCGTGTCCAGTGCCCTCGCTGCCGAGGCAGATGGTGAGCAGCCCCCCAACCCCGAGCGGCAGCCCGCAGCCCCCCAGGATACAGTTGACACAGGTAACACCCCCAGTGATGCCGGCCGTGGCAGGACAGTGAAGAGCCTGGCAGCTGCGCTGGAGGGAACACCAGATGCAAGTCCATCCAAGCCCCTCCTAGCCCCAAAACCGCTGCACCTGACTCAGGACTGTCTCCCCCGGGCAGATGTGGGTGAGGAGTCCCACAATGGCGGTGACACCAGCAGTGCCACGCTTCCCGATGGCAGCAGGGACCCCTTTGAGAGCGGCAAGCCACGGAGACGGACAGTGAGCGAGCCCAGCGCTCCTATGACAGAGGTGGCTGTGCAGGGTGAGCGGGAGGATGCCTGCTCGGACACAGAGGAGGAGGCCAAGCCGGGGGTGTCCTCTTCATCGTCCCAGAACAGCTCCAGTGAGTGCATCCCCTTTGCAGAAGAAGGCAATTTAACCATCAAACAGCGGCCAAAGCCCAGTGGGCATCCCAAGGCCGACACGGCCGTGCTGGACACAGAGCCTGGTTCCcagccagcagagccccaggggaaggagccagcaGCCCCCGCTGTGACCAAGGAGCCACCCGTGCTGGAGTTCAACCTCACTGAGTCGGACACGGTGAAGCGCCGGCCGCGCTTCAGGGAGCGGGAGCCGCTGCAGGCGGTGCTGAAGGCGTTCAGCATGGCAGGGCAGGCGGAGGCGGGGGGCACCCCCACACCCCAGTATGCCCAGGCCCAAGCTGTGAGCATAGCGGGCCCCCCAGCACCGGCAGCACGGCCCGCGCCAGCTGGGGATGCCTTTGATGATGATAGTGTGGAGTTCAGGATTGCTGAGATAGAGAAAAGCATCTTGTCGCTGGAGAAAGGGATGAAGAAGGCCCCGAGCCCCACCAaaacccccagccccacagagctggTCGGCACGGCCGTGGTGAGGACACCCACTCCAGGTATGGGGGTTTGTGGAGCTGTCTCCAAGGTGGTGATGGTAGGGCTCCCTCCCATGTCGGCATGGGTGGTGAGGAGGACCTGTGTCACCACCTACCATGAGTCCCCTTCCTTTGCAGATGTCCCTGCCAAGCACACCTCCGTGGCATCCACTAAGCTCGTCTTCTCTGGACCCAAGACCATCTACCAGCAGGTCCTGCAGCCCTCCCGCCACACTGTTGCTCCCTGGGCGGCCACCGAGGCGGTGCCAGATGTGATTGGGTCCCTGCCCACTCCCGGCTCACTGACGCTGGAAACGGGCAGCAAGGTGTCAGCAAAGCCTTTGGCAGCTGCCCCAGGGGCCACCCTGGCCCAGCAGCGGCTGGAGCAGACCaactccagcctggctgccacactgcaggcagcagagaagaAGATCACAGTGGAGGAGGCAGAAAG CCACCCTGGGACTGCGCACTCAGCCAAGAACATCTTGGAAGACATCAGCAACATGTTCGACGACCTGGCCGACCAGCTGGATGCAATGCTGGACTGA
- the CASKIN2 gene encoding caskin-2 isoform X4, with translation MGQALFCALGELLGSAKRLNVNYQDADGFSALHHAALGGSLDLILLLLEAQATVDIKDSNGMRPLHYAAWQGRVEPVRVLLRAAASVNMASLDGQIPLHLSAQYGHYEVSEMLLQHQSNPCLINKAKKTPLDLACEFGRLKVAQLLLNSHLCVALLEGQSKDATDPNYTTPLHLAAKNGHKEIIRQLLKAGIEINKQTKTGTALHEAALYGKTEVVRLLLEGGVDVNIRNTYNQTALDIVNQFTTSHASKDIKQLLREASGILKVRALKDFWNLHDPTALNVRAGDIITVLEQHPDGRWKGHIHDAQKGTDRVGYFPPSIAEVISKRTGMVVPRVAPVQQRQGPPGALLAPPGGLQHLPDECPHPAAPSGPAAFGHLTLTRTAPGPDSSAGDRNSVGSEGSIGSIRSAGSGQSTEGTNGQSTSILIENARPLPSTGDDLQQHLLGSEPHNGTSPAGPQGLQTPGSCPPGDRLFSHQFLRPEQLLEGKDAEAIYNWLREFQLESYTVNFLNAGYDVPTISRMTPEDLTAIGVTKPGHRKKISTEIGQLSIAEWLPNYIPADLMDWLSAIGLPQYHKKLVNNGYDSITIVTDLTWEDLQEIGINKLGHQKKIMLAVKKLRDLRKSLNQAEATLARRKVPGSLDIVTIESLENGECQSPHTPKMTTFQDSELSYELQTAMSNSCHETLGIKSSQGMSRSQESIGVRSRGSGHSQDNVLSRRLSSPSQESLGSGESSSSSGQSCAPPRSKESPVSLQGRPSPEPYGKLLSPEGLNGFANGGGGSPLKERNLPEGTDQYSRPVAQKGAGTPAVTPCTPPQTPSKGTAPYVFMYPHVSLKSPTVPSVLGAEQPKALAHPYPSVSPGQKSSLQTSAQKGFSYLHSQCGPTEPPTTAPVAGDQHNGGEGLKHKKRSHSLNRYALSDGEHEEEEGAPSSTLGSYATLTRRPGRSQMPRACLQADAKVTRSQSFAIRAKRKGPPPPPPKRLSSVSSALAAEADGEQPPNPERQPAAPQDTVDTGNTPSDAGRGRTVKSLAAALEGTPDASPSKPLLAPKPLHLTQDCLPRADVGEESHNGGDTSSATLPDGSRDPFESGKPRRRTVSEPSAPMTEVAVQGEREDACSDTEEEAKPGVSSSSSQNSSSECIPFAEEGNLTIKQRPKPSGHPKADTAVLDTEPGSQPAEPQGKEPAAPAVTKEPPVLEFNLTESDTVKRRPRFREREPLQAVLKAFSMAGQAEAGGTPTPQYAQAQAVSIAGPPAPAARPAPAGDAFDDDSVEFRIAEIEKSILSLEKGMKKAPSPTKTPSPTELVGTAVVRTPTPDVPAKHTSVASTKLVFSGPKTIYQQVLQPSRHTVAPWAATEAVPDVIGSLPTPGSLTLETGSKVSAKPLAAAPGATLAQQRLEQTNSSLAATLQAAEKKITVEEAESHPGTAHSAKNILEDISNMFDDLADQLDAMLD, from the exons ATGGGCCAGGCGCTGTTCTGTGCGCTGGGAG agctcctgggatCTGCCAAGCGCCTGAACGTGAACTACCAGGATGCGGACGG GTTCTCAGCGCTGCACCACGCAGCCCTGGGCGGCAGCCTGGACCTcatcttgctgctgctggaggcacaGGCCACCGTCGACATCAAGGACAGCAACG GGATGCGGCCCCTGCACTACGCAGCGTGGCAGGGCCGTGTGGAGCCCGTGCGGGTGCTGCTGCGTGCCGCCGCCTCCGTCAACATGGCCTCGCTGGACGGGCAGATCCCGCTGCACCTCTCGGCGCAGTATGGCCACTACGAGGTG TCGGAGATGTTGCTCCAGCACCAGTCCAACCCCTGCCTCATCAACAAGGCAAAGAAAACACCACTGGACTTGGCCTGCGAGTTTGGGCGGCTGAAG GtggcccagctgctgctgaacagcCATCTGTGTGTCGCCCTGCTGGAGGGACAATCCAAGGATGCCACTGACCCCAACTACACCACTCCACTTCACCTGGCAGCCAAGAACGGGCACAAGGAGATCATCAG gcagctgctgaaggCTGGGATTGAGATCAACAAGCAGACAAAGACAGGTACAGCCCTGCACGAGGCTGCGCTCTATGGCAAAACAGAGGTGGTGCGGCTCCTGCTGGAG GGCGGTGTCGATGTGAACATCAGGAACACCTACAATCAGACAGCGCTGGACATCGTCAACCAGTTTACCACCTCACACGCCAGCAAGGACATCAAACAGCTGCTGAGAG AGGCATCAGGAATCCTGAAGGTCCGAGCTTTGAAGGATTTTTGGAACCTCCATGACCCGACTGCTCTCAATGTCCGAGCAGGAGACATCATCACG GTCCTGGAACAGCATCCAGATGGCCGATGGAAGGGGCACATCCACGACGCTCAGAAAGGCACCGATCGGGTCGGGTACTTCCCCCCCTCCATTGCTGAAGTCATCAGCAAGCGGACAG GCATGGTTGTCCCCCGCGTGGCACCCGTGCAGCAGCGCCAGGGTCCCCCCGGGGCCCTCCTGGCCCCCCCTGGggggctgcagcacctcccCGACGAGTGTCCGCACCCAGCGGCCCCGAGCGGTCCAGCGGCCTTTGGCCACCTCACCCTAACCCGGACGGCCCCAGGCCCTGACAGCTCAG CAGGAGACAGGAACAGCGTGGGCAGCGAGGGCAGCATTGGCAGCATCCGCAGCGCTGGCAGCGGCCAGAGCACCGAGGGCACCAATGGGCAGAGCACCAGCATCCTCATTGAGAATGCCAGG cctctgcCCTCCACTGGTGATGACCTTCAGCAACACCTTTTGGGATCAGAGCCACACAATGGGACCTCCCCGGCAG GGCCACAGGGCCTCCAGACCCCAGGCAGCTGCCCCCCTGGAGACAGGCTCTTCTCCCACCAGTTCTTGCGTCCTGAGCAGCTCCTCGAGGGGAAG GATGCAGAAGCCATTTACAACTGGCTGCGTGAGTTCCAGCTGGAGTCGTACACTGTCAACTTCCTCAATGCCGGCTACGACGTCCCCACCATCAGCCGCATGACCCCGGAG GATCTGACAGCCATTGGCGTGACCAAACCAGGCCACAGGAAGAAGATCTCCACGGAAATTGGGCAGCTTAGCATCGCTGAGTGGCTGCCCAACTACATCCCG GCTGACCTGATGGACTGGCTCAGTGCCATTGGGTTGCCTCAGTACCACAAAAAGCTGGTGAACAACGGCTATGACTCCATCACCATCGTGACGGACCTGACGTGGGAGGATCTGCAAGAGATTGGCATCAACAAGCTGG GCCACCAGAAGAAGATCATGTTGGCTGTCAAGAAGCTCAGAGACCTCCGCAAAAGCCTCAACCAAGCAGAAGCAACTCTGGCAAGACGCAAAGTCCCCGGTTCCCTGGACATTGTCACCATCGAGTCGCTGGAGAATGGGGAGTGCCAGTCCCCACACACACCCAAAATGACAACCTTCCAGGACAGCGAGCTCAGCTACGAGCTCCAGACGGCCATGTCCAACAGCTGCCACGAGACACTCGGCATCAAGAGCAGCCAGGGAATGTCACGGAGCCAGGAGAGCATCGGGGTGCGGTCGCGGGgctcggggcactcgcaggaCAATGTGCTGTCCCGGcgcctctccagcccctcacagGAGAGCCTGGGCAGCGgcgagagcagcagcagcagtgggcagtCCTGTGCACCCCCCCGCAGCAAGGAGAGCCCGGTCAGCCTGCAGGGCcggcccagccctgagccctaCGGGAAGCTCCTGTCCCCTGAGGGGCTGAATGGCTTTGCCAATGGCGGCGGGGGCAGCCCTCTCAAGGAGAGGAACCTACCTGAAGGCACGGATCAGTACTCCCGGCCTGTGGCTCAGAAAGGAGCCGGGACTCCAGCAGTCACTCCCTGTACTCCTCCCCAGACTCCCAGCAAGGGAACAGCCCCCTACGTCTTCATGTACCCGCATGTCTCCCTGAAATCCCCAACAGTCCCGTCcgtcctgggagcagagcagcccaaGGCCCTGGCACACCCATACCCCTCCGTCTCCCCTGGACAGAAGAGCAGCCTGCAGACGTCAGCCCAAAAAGGCTTCTCTTACCTGCACAGCCAGTGCGGCCCCACGGAGCCGCCCACCACAGCCCCCGTGGCCGGGGACCAGCACAACGGGGGCGAAGGCTTGAAGCACAAGAAGCGCTCGCACAGCCTGAACCGCTACGCGCTGTCGGACGGGGAgcacgaggaggaggagggggcccCCAGCAGCACGCTGGGCTCCTACGCCACGCTGACGCGGCGGCCGGGCCGCAGCCAGATGCCGCGGGCCTGTCTGCAGGCGGATGCCAAGGTGACCCGCAGCCAGTCCTTCGCTATCCGGGCCAAGCGCAAGGgccctccgccgccgcctcccaAGCGCCTCAGCTCCGTGTCCAGTGCCCTCGCTGCCGAGGCAGATGGTGAGCAGCCCCCCAACCCCGAGCGGCAGCCCGCAGCCCCCCAGGATACAGTTGACACAGGTAACACCCCCAGTGATGCCGGCCGTGGCAGGACAGTGAAGAGCCTGGCAGCTGCGCTGGAGGGAACACCAGATGCAAGTCCATCCAAGCCCCTCCTAGCCCCAAAACCGCTGCACCTGACTCAGGACTGTCTCCCCCGGGCAGATGTGGGTGAGGAGTCCCACAATGGCGGTGACACCAGCAGTGCCACGCTTCCCGATGGCAGCAGGGACCCCTTTGAGAGCGGCAAGCCACGGAGACGGACAGTGAGCGAGCCCAGCGCTCCTATGACAGAGGTGGCTGTGCAGGGTGAGCGGGAGGATGCCTGCTCGGACACAGAGGAGGAGGCCAAGCCGGGGGTGTCCTCTTCATCGTCCCAGAACAGCTCCAGTGAGTGCATCCCCTTTGCAGAAGAAGGCAATTTAACCATCAAACAGCGGCCAAAGCCCAGTGGGCATCCCAAGGCCGACACGGCCGTGCTGGACACAGAGCCTGGTTCCcagccagcagagccccaggggaaggagccagcaGCCCCCGCTGTGACCAAGGAGCCACCCGTGCTGGAGTTCAACCTCACTGAGTCGGACACGGTGAAGCGCCGGCCGCGCTTCAGGGAGCGGGAGCCGCTGCAGGCGGTGCTGAAGGCGTTCAGCATGGCAGGGCAGGCGGAGGCGGGGGGCACCCCCACACCCCAGTATGCCCAGGCCCAAGCTGTGAGCATAGCGGGCCCCCCAGCACCGGCAGCACGGCCCGCGCCAGCTGGGGATGCCTTTGATGATGATAGTGTGGAGTTCAGGATTGCTGAGATAGAGAAAAGCATCTTGTCGCTGGAGAAAGGGATGAAGAAGGCCCCGAGCCCCACCAaaacccccagccccacagagctggTCGGCACGGCCGTGGTGAGGACACCCACTCCAG ATGTCCCTGCCAAGCACACCTCCGTGGCATCCACTAAGCTCGTCTTCTCTGGACCCAAGACCATCTACCAGCAGGTCCTGCAGCCCTCCCGCCACACTGTTGCTCCCTGGGCGGCCACCGAGGCGGTGCCAGATGTGATTGGGTCCCTGCCCACTCCCGGCTCACTGACGCTGGAAACGGGCAGCAAGGTGTCAGCAAAGCCTTTGGCAGCTGCCCCAGGGGCCACCCTGGCCCAGCAGCGGCTGGAGCAGACCaactccagcctggctgccacactgcaggcagcagagaagaAGATCACAGTGGAGGAGGCAGAAAG CCACCCTGGGACTGCGCACTCAGCCAAGAACATCTTGGAAGACATCAGCAACATGTTCGACGACCTGGCCGACCAGCTGGATGCAATGCTGGACTGA